In Xylanibacter ruminicola 23, a single genomic region encodes these proteins:
- a CDS encoding TlpA family protein disulfide reductase — MKKVFVMMAVLLASVTASANDNFKLTGKIDGASNDTLCIEYTILQPQKQHMVHKVAVKAGEFLFHANLKEAYSAKMYLKTNPKESLYFYLVPDEEAVFSGSLNSVDEHWSGSTFYQQYERITELQRPFNIEFVAARNDPDSIRGEKNRDINRRAHSVYMKYIEEHPDEDATATLIVYVGYEQVLPAMAKLTPEVRNGRMKSDLDSLERMFKQVLKEAAARKAVKNDTVTIGTQVPELGLKDLQGNVLELKSLRGKYVVLDFWGSWCTWCIKGFPKLKEYYAKYKDRLEIVGIDCNDTAEKWAAAVKKHNLPWLQVRSEDGITEDRFRIKGYPYKVLISPEGIVLNAYLGETADFYQYLDTAL, encoded by the coding sequence ATGAAAAAAGTTTTTGTGATGATGGCAGTGTTGTTGGCATCAGTAACCGCATCTGCTAATGACAACTTTAAGTTGACAGGTAAAATTGATGGTGCAAGCAATGATACGCTCTGCATCGAGTATACTATTTTGCAGCCTCAGAAACAGCACATGGTGCATAAGGTGGCTGTAAAGGCTGGTGAGTTTTTGTTCCACGCCAATCTGAAAGAGGCTTATTCGGCTAAAATGTATTTAAAGACGAATCCCAAAGAGAGTCTTTATTTCTATTTGGTTCCTGATGAGGAGGCTGTCTTTAGTGGCAGTCTTAATTCGGTAGACGAGCATTGGAGTGGTAGTACATTCTATCAGCAGTACGAACGAATAACTGAACTCCAACGTCCTTTTAATATTGAGTTTGTGGCTGCTCGAAATGATCCTGATAGCATAAGGGGGGAGAAAAACCGTGATATCAATAGGCGCGCACATTCTGTATATATGAAATACATAGAGGAACATCCCGACGAGGATGCCACGGCAACTTTGATTGTTTATGTAGGTTACGAGCAGGTGTTGCCTGCTATGGCCAAGTTGACTCCGGAAGTTCGCAATGGCAGAATGAAAAGCGATTTGGATAGCTTGGAGAGAATGTTTAAGCAAGTGCTGAAAGAGGCGGCTGCACGCAAAGCCGTTAAGAACGATACTGTTACAATAGGCACTCAAGTACCAGAACTTGGGTTGAAAGATTTGCAGGGAAATGTGTTGGAATTGAAATCGCTTCGTGGTAAATATGTAGTGCTCGATTTCTGGGGCTCGTGGTGTACCTGGTGTATCAAAGGGTTCCCCAAACTAAAGGAGTACTACGCCAAATATAAGGATCGCCTTGAGATTGTGGGCATCGACTGTAACGATACTGCCGAAAAGTGGGCTGCTGCTGTTAAGAAACACAATCTGCCTTGGCTGCAGGTAAGAAGCGAGGATGGCATTACAGAGGATAGATTCAGAATAAAGGGCTATCCTTATAAGGTGCTGATCTCGCCCGAAGGCATTGTGCTCAATGCCTACCTAGGCGAAACCGCCGATTTCTACCAGTATTTAGATACCGCCCTTTAA
- a CDS encoding ATP-binding protein, with protein MKFYDRKAEMEILKQNEKQAEQHAVFTVLMGRRRVGKTSLVIKALEGCQFAYLFVAKDSEAMLCHKFQQTLQEQVGIQVYGRLSHFRDVFEVIMRESVHRHFSIVFDEFQNFYKVNPAIFSEMQDIWDRYHRDSHINLITMGSIRSLMKRIFEDRNEPLYGRPTSKFTLLPFSINVLKQIFGDHHPHYNNEDLLCLYMITGGVAKYVELLMDAGCYTKEKMLNFVCRQDSYFLSEGRDLMIQEFGDESSTYFSILQLIAGGMTRRSDIDGAMQKDMGTFIQNLENNYNIISRLKPLLAKPNSKTSAYEISDQFLRFWFRFVWPYQALVERQQLSLLRQNMGKGYEQFTGRTLEQFFQQQAMESGQYTIVGNWWNRKGENEIDMIALNEFEHTGIAAEIKRNPKKLSLSELETKSSIFASI; from the coding sequence ATGAAGTTTTATGATCGCAAAGCAGAGATGGAGATTCTGAAGCAGAATGAGAAGCAGGCCGAACAGCATGCTGTGTTTACAGTACTGATGGGTAGACGCCGAGTTGGTAAAACGTCGCTTGTGATAAAAGCCTTGGAGGGGTGCCAGTTTGCTTATCTTTTTGTGGCGAAAGATAGCGAAGCCATGCTTTGCCATAAGTTTCAGCAAACACTCCAGGAACAGGTAGGTATACAGGTATATGGTCGATTGTCGCACTTCCGTGATGTGTTCGAGGTTATTATGAGAGAATCGGTACATCGCCATTTTTCTATTGTTTTTGATGAGTTTCAGAACTTCTATAAAGTAAATCCAGCCATCTTTAGTGAGATGCAAGACATTTGGGACAGGTATCATCGTGACTCACATATTAACCTGATAACGATGGGTAGTATCCGTTCGTTGATGAAACGTATCTTCGAAGATAGAAACGAACCGCTCTATGGACGCCCCACCTCAAAATTCACACTGTTACCTTTCTCTATTAATGTACTGAAGCAGATATTCGGCGACCATCACCCGCATTATAACAATGAGGACTTGCTTTGCCTCTATATGATTACTGGTGGAGTGGCAAAATACGTAGAGCTTTTGATGGATGCAGGATGTTATACAAAGGAGAAAATGCTAAACTTTGTATGCAGGCAGGATTCTTATTTTCTCTCAGAGGGTCGCGATCTGATGATTCAGGAGTTTGGCGATGAGAGTAGCACATACTTTTCTATTCTCCAGCTAATAGCGGGAGGTATGACCAGGCGTTCGGATATAGACGGCGCAATGCAAAAGGATATGGGTACTTTCATCCAGAATCTTGAAAACAACTATAACATCATCTCGCGTCTAAAACCCCTACTGGCCAAACCTAACAGCAAAACCAGTGCTTACGAGATTTCCGACCAGTTCCTACGTTTCTGGTTCCGCTTTGTGTGGCCATATCAGGCACTTGTGGAACGCCAGCAACTTTCCTTGTTGCGACAGAATATGGGGAAAGGTTATGAACAGTTTACAGGGCGTACACTTGAACAGTTCTTTCAACAACAAGCTATGGAATCGGGGCAATATACGATAGTGGGGAATTGGTGGAATCGTAAAGGTGAGAATGAGATAGATATGATTGCCCTCAATGAATTTGAGCACACTGGTATTGCTGCCGAAATTAAAAGGAACCCTAAAAAACTTAGTCTTTCAGAGTTAGAAACAAAGAGTAGCATCTTTGCCAGCATCTGA
- a CDS encoding outer membrane beta-barrel protein has protein sequence MKKLQLVLCMALMAVMPSRAQQSVAPFEFEVKAGTNLPLDSESGISNKLGVNLGLESRWNLKRLPMDVGAELYIGSAVRHAEDDKSLSNRTISLAILSDYQINRGSKVSPFIGLGLGVANCQQIKGSLGDEGTTLCIIPRAGVEFARHLRLTLDAHISKKYYSHVGLTIGYSFHSKK, from the coding sequence ATGAAGAAATTACAACTTGTATTATGTATGGCCCTGATGGCCGTTATGCCAAGCAGGGCCCAGCAGAGTGTTGCTCCGTTTGAGTTTGAAGTAAAAGCAGGAACCAATTTACCGTTGGATAGCGAATCGGGAATCAGCAACAAGTTAGGCGTTAACTTGGGACTTGAATCGCGATGGAATCTGAAACGGCTGCCGATGGACGTTGGTGCAGAACTATATATCGGCAGCGCTGTAAGACATGCCGAAGATGACAAGTCGCTCAGCAACCGAACGATATCGCTTGCTATACTATCCGACTATCAGATAAATCGTGGCTCGAAGGTATCACCATTCATCGGTCTTGGCCTTGGAGTTGCGAATTGCCAACAAATCAAGGGCAGCTTAGGTGATGAGGGCACAACTCTCTGCATCATTCCAAGAGCAGGTGTAGAATTTGCCCGCCACCTGCGCCTCACCCTTGATGCCCACATCAGTAAGAAATACTACTCGCATGTAGGCCTTACTATTGGTTACTCTTTCCATAGCAAGAAATAG
- the xyn10D/fae1 gene encoding bifunctional endo-1,4-beta-xylanase/feruloyl esterase translates to MKKLLVALSLIAGSLTASAQWGRPVDYAAGPGLKDAYKDYFTVGVAVNKFNISDPAQTAIVKKQFNSVTAENAWKPGEIHPKEGVWNFGLADSIANFCRENGIKMRGHCLCWHSQFADWMFTDKKGKPVKKEVFYQRLREHIHTVVNRYKDVVYAWDVVNEAMADDGRPFEFVDGKMVPASPYRQSRHFKLCGDEFIAKAFEFAREADPTGVLMYNDYSCVDEGKRERIYNMVKKMKEAGVPIDGIGMQGHYNIYFPDEEKLEKAINRFSEIVNTIHITELDLRTNTESGGQLMFSRGEAKPQPGYMQTLQEDQYARLFKIFRKHKDVIKNVTFWNLSDKDSWLGVNNHPLPFDENFKAKRSLQIIRDFDAAMDNRKPKEDFVPNPMNQPGQEYPMVNSEGYARFRVEAPDAKSVIVSLGLGGRGGTVLRKDKNGVWTGTTEGPMDPGFHYYHLTIDGGVFNDPGTHNYFGSCRWESGIEIPAKDQDFYAYRKDINHGNIQQVTFWSESTGKMQTANVYLPYGYGKVVKGKQERYPVLYLQHGWGENETSWPVQGKAGLIMDNLIADGKIKPFIVVMAYGLTNDFKFGSIGKFTAEEFEKVLIDELIPTIDKNFLTKADKWNRAMAGLSMGGMETKLITLRRPEMFGYWGLLSGGTYMPEEIKDPKAVKYIFVGCGDKENPEGINKSVEALKAAGFKAEGLVSEGTAHEFLTWRRCLEKMAQSLFK, encoded by the coding sequence ATGAAGAAACTATTAGTAGCGTTATCGCTTATCGCCGGTAGCCTGACAGCATCGGCACAGTGGGGACGTCCTGTAGATTATGCAGCAGGTCCTGGACTTAAGGATGCTTACAAGGATTATTTTACTGTAGGTGTGGCTGTAAACAAGTTCAACATCTCTGATCCTGCTCAGACTGCAATCGTAAAGAAGCAGTTTAACAGCGTTACTGCCGAGAATGCTTGGAAACCAGGCGAGATTCATCCCAAAGAGGGTGTGTGGAACTTTGGCTTGGCCGACAGCATTGCCAACTTCTGCCGCGAAAACGGTATCAAGATGCGTGGTCACTGCTTGTGCTGGCACTCACAGTTTGCCGACTGGATGTTTACCGATAAGAAGGGTAAGCCAGTAAAGAAAGAGGTATTCTACCAGCGTTTGCGCGAGCATATCCACACCGTGGTTAACCGCTATAAGGACGTGGTTTATGCTTGGGACGTAGTAAACGAGGCTATGGCCGATGACGGTCGTCCATTCGAGTTTGTTGATGGTAAGATGGTGCCTGCCAGCCCTTATCGTCAGAGCCGTCATTTTAAGCTTTGTGGCGATGAGTTTATTGCTAAGGCTTTTGAGTTTGCACGCGAGGCCGACCCAACAGGTGTGCTGATGTACAACGACTACAGCTGTGTTGACGAGGGTAAGCGCGAGCGTATATATAATATGGTGAAGAAGATGAAGGAGGCTGGTGTGCCCATCGATGGTATCGGCATGCAGGGTCACTATAACATCTACTTCCCTGATGAGGAGAAGCTGGAGAAGGCCATCAACCGTTTCAGCGAGATTGTAAACACTATCCACATTACAGAGCTGGATCTGCGTACCAATACCGAGAGCGGTGGTCAGCTGATGTTCTCGCGTGGCGAGGCTAAACCACAGCCTGGTTATATGCAGACACTGCAGGAGGACCAGTATGCCCGTTTGTTCAAGATATTCCGTAAGCATAAGGATGTGATTAAGAACGTTACATTCTGGAACCTGAGCGATAAGGACTCTTGGCTGGGTGTAAACAATCACCCACTGCCTTTCGACGAGAACTTCAAGGCTAAGCGCTCGCTGCAGATTATCCGCGACTTTGATGCCGCTATGGACAATCGCAAGCCAAAAGAGGACTTTGTGCCCAACCCCATGAACCAGCCCGGACAGGAGTATCCTATGGTTAACTCTGAGGGTTACGCCCGCTTCCGTGTTGAGGCTCCCGATGCTAAGTCGGTAATTGTAAGCCTGGGTCTTGGTGGCCGTGGCGGTACCGTACTGCGCAAGGATAAAAATGGTGTTTGGACTGGTACTACCGAGGGCCCAATGGATCCTGGTTTCCACTACTATCACCTGACTATCGATGGTGGCGTGTTTAACGATCCTGGTACACACAACTACTTCGGTTCTTGCCGTTGGGAGAGTGGTATCGAGATTCCTGCCAAGGATCAGGACTTCTACGCTTATCGCAAGGATATCAACCATGGTAACATCCAGCAGGTAACCTTCTGGAGCGAGAGCACTGGTAAGATGCAGACTGCCAATGTTTATCTGCCTTACGGTTACGGCAAGGTGGTAAAGGGTAAGCAGGAGCGCTATCCTGTACTGTACCTGCAGCACGGTTGGGGTGAGAACGAAACCAGCTGGCCTGTACAGGGTAAGGCTGGACTCATCATGGACAACCTGATTGCCGATGGTAAGATTAAGCCATTTATCGTAGTAATGGCCTACGGACTGACTAACGACTTTAAGTTCGGTTCAATCGGTAAGTTTACTGCCGAGGAGTTTGAGAAGGTACTCATCGACGAACTGATTCCTACTATCGATAAGAACTTCCTGACCAAGGCCGACAAGTGGAACCGTGCGATGGCAGGTCTGTCGATGGGTGGTATGGAAACCAAGCTCATCACCCTGCGCCGTCCTGAGATGTTCGGTTACTGGGGATTGCTGAGTGGTGGCACCTATATGCCCGAGGAAATTAAGGATCCTAAGGCTGTGAAGTATATCTTCGTAGGTTGTGGCGACAAGGAGAACCCAGAGGGCATCAACAAGAGCGTTGAGGCACTGAAGGCTGCTGGATTTAAGGCCGAAGGTCTGGTTTCTGAGGGCACTGCACACGAGTTCCTGACATGGCGTCGTTGCCTTGAAAAGATGGCTCAGAGTCTCTTTAAGTAA